Proteins encoded by one window of Desulfovibrio ferrophilus:
- the glmU gene encoding bifunctional UDP-N-acetylglucosamine diphosphorylase/glucosamine-1-phosphate N-acetyltransferase GlmU: MATAFDGKGLAALVLAAGKGTRMRSEKPKVLHTLLDVSMLGYVYDALDAIPPETLLTVIGHGSEQVKNTFPQRESGFILQTRQLGTGHALQTAWKQLEERAPETVLVVNGDTPLISTASLIALVDTFRADQADLAFLTVSLNDAGAYGRVVRNADDSVAAIIEAKDYDEILHGPENGEINAGIYALRMSAIKPLLELLSDDNASGEFYITDLIALGVERGLKVRAVRGGQDLSLLGVNSPAELVAAEDLLRQRIVNAHLNNGVIIRQPAQAIIGPKVILEPGCELAGPCELIGDCSVAAGASIGPNVWIKDSHIGTGSIIKPFSHLEEARVDRDCQIGPYARLRPQAVVEDQARVGNFVEMKKAILHQGAKASHLTYLGDAEVGAGANIGAGTITCNYDGVNKHRTVIGEKAFIGSNTALVAPVTIGKGAVVGAGSVITKNVEPETLAITRSKQKSLPWPKK, from the coding sequence ATGGCGACTGCATTTGACGGAAAAGGGCTGGCTGCACTTGTCCTGGCCGCGGGAAAGGGAACGCGCATGCGCTCCGAAAAACCCAAGGTACTTCACACCCTGCTGGATGTGTCCATGCTCGGCTATGTCTATGACGCACTGGACGCTATCCCCCCTGAGACCTTGCTGACCGTGATCGGCCATGGTTCCGAACAGGTTAAGAACACCTTTCCGCAGCGGGAATCAGGATTCATCCTCCAGACACGCCAACTCGGCACGGGCCATGCCCTGCAAACGGCATGGAAACAGCTTGAAGAAAGGGCCCCGGAGACCGTTCTCGTGGTCAATGGTGACACCCCCCTGATTTCAACAGCCAGCCTGATCGCACTGGTCGACACCTTTCGTGCCGATCAGGCTGACCTCGCTTTCCTGACCGTCAGCCTGAATGACGCAGGTGCATACGGGCGCGTGGTCAGAAACGCTGATGATTCCGTTGCTGCCATCATTGAAGCCAAAGACTACGACGAAATCCTGCATGGACCTGAAAACGGCGAAATCAATGCTGGCATCTATGCCTTGCGCATGTCAGCCATCAAGCCTCTGCTGGAACTCTTGTCCGACGACAACGCCAGTGGCGAATTTTATATTACGGATCTGATTGCCCTGGGAGTCGAACGCGGCCTCAAAGTCCGTGCCGTACGCGGCGGGCAGGACCTGTCACTACTGGGAGTCAACAGCCCCGCCGAACTGGTTGCAGCCGAAGACCTGCTCCGTCAGCGGATTGTCAACGCCCATCTGAACAATGGCGTGATCATCCGCCAGCCCGCACAGGCCATCATCGGCCCCAAGGTCATACTTGAGCCAGGCTGTGAACTGGCTGGCCCCTGCGAGTTGATTGGAGACTGCAGTGTGGCCGCTGGTGCCAGCATCGGCCCCAATGTCTGGATCAAGGATTCACACATTGGTACCGGCAGCATCATAAAACCATTCTCGCACCTTGAAGAAGCCCGAGTCGACCGGGACTGCCAGATCGGGCCATACGCACGCTTGAGACCTCAGGCCGTGGTCGAAGATCAGGCCAGGGTTGGTAATTTTGTTGAAATGAAAAAGGCCATTCTGCATCAGGGGGCCAAGGCAAGCCACCTGACTTACCTGGGAGATGCCGAGGTCGGTGCCGGGGCAAACATCGGTGCAGGGACCATCACCTGCAACTATGATGGAGTGAACAAGCACCGCACAGTCATCGGTGAAAAAGCTTTTATTGGTAGTAATACCGCGCTTGTAGCACCTGTAACCATAGGCAAGGGAGCCGTGGTTGGTGCCGGCAGCGTAATCACCAAAAACGTCGAACCCGAAACTCTGGCCATCACCCGTTCCAAGCAGAAAAGTCTTCCCTGGCCCAAGAAATAA
- the atpD gene encoding F0F1 ATP synthase subunit beta, whose product MSNNGKIVQVIGAVLDVEFPAGQLPNILTACNINNPNNTDAPDLVVEVAQHLGDNICRCIAMDATEGLVRGMEVINTGAPITVPVGAASLGRIMNVVGRPVDELGPIGAEKSMPIHRPAPEFTELSTKIELLETGIKVVDLLIPFPKGGKMGLFGGAGVGKTVILMEMINNIAKQHGGISVFAGVGERTREGNDLYHEMKDAGVLEKAALIYGQMNEPPGARARVALTALTCAEYFRDEEGQDVLLFVDNIFRFTQAGSEVSALLGRMPSAVGYQPTLGTDLGGLQERITSTTKGSITSVQAVYVPADDLTDPAPATTFSHLDGTLVLSRQIAELGIYPAVDPLDSTSRILDPNVLGEVHYATARQVQMMLQKYKDLQDIIAILGMDELSDEDKLTVHRARRIQRFLSQPFHVAEVFTGTPGEYVSLQDTIKAFSEILEGKYDDLAENDFYMVGGIDMAIEKAKKRQAEA is encoded by the coding sequence ATGAGTAACAATGGAAAAATCGTTCAGGTCATCGGCGCCGTTTTGGACGTCGAGTTCCCGGCCGGTCAGCTTCCGAACATTCTGACCGCATGTAATATTAATAACCCAAACAACACCGATGCTCCTGATCTGGTCGTTGAGGTTGCCCAGCACTTGGGTGACAACATCTGCCGTTGCATCGCCATGGACGCCACCGAAGGTCTCGTCCGCGGCATGGAAGTCATCAACACCGGCGCTCCCATCACCGTTCCCGTTGGTGCAGCCTCCCTGGGCCGCATCATGAACGTTGTGGGTCGCCCCGTGGACGAACTTGGCCCCATCGGCGCCGAGAAGAGCATGCCCATTCACCGGCCTGCTCCTGAGTTCACCGAGCTCTCCACCAAGATTGAGCTGCTCGAAACCGGCATCAAGGTCGTTGACCTGCTCATCCCCTTCCCCAAGGGCGGTAAGATGGGCCTGTTCGGCGGCGCCGGTGTCGGCAAGACCGTTATCCTGATGGAGATGATCAACAACATCGCCAAGCAGCACGGTGGTATCTCCGTGTTCGCAGGTGTTGGTGAGCGTACTCGTGAGGGCAACGACCTTTACCACGAAATGAAAGACGCCGGCGTTCTCGAGAAAGCCGCGTTGATTTACGGCCAGATGAACGAACCTCCGGGAGCCCGTGCTCGCGTTGCCCTGACTGCCCTGACTTGTGCGGAGTACTTCCGTGACGAAGAAGGCCAGGACGTGCTGTTGTTCGTTGACAACATCTTCCGTTTCACCCAGGCCGGTTCCGAGGTCTCCGCACTGCTCGGCCGTATGCCCTCCGCAGTTGGTTACCAGCCGACTCTGGGCACCGACCTTGGTGGCCTGCAGGAGCGTATTACCTCCACAACCAAGGGTTCCATCACTTCCGTCCAGGCCGTTTACGTCCCTGCTGACGACTTGACTGACCCCGCGCCGGCTACCACCTTCTCGCACCTTGACGGAACTCTCGTTCTGTCCCGTCAGATCGCCGAGCTGGGCATCTACCCTGCAGTTGACCCGCTGGACTCCACCTCCCGCATCCTGGACCCCAACGTCCTTGGTGAGGTGCACTACGCCACCGCGCGTCAGGTCCAGATGATGCTGCAGAAGTACAAGGACCTCCAGGACATCATCGCTATCCTGGGTATGGACGAGCTGTCTGATGAGGACAAACTCACCGTGCACCGTGCTCGTCGCATCCAGCGCTTCCTGTCTCAGCCCTTCCACGTGGCCGAAGTATTCACCGGTACCCCCGGCGAATACGTAAGCCTGCAGGACACCATCAAAGCCTTCTCCGAGATTCTTGAAGGCAAGTACGATGACCTGGCTGAGAACGACTTCTACATGGTCGGCGGAATCGACATGGCCATCGAGAAGGCCAAGAAGCGTCAAGCCGAAGCTTAA
- a CDS encoding F0F1 ATP synthase subunit epsilon, with translation MATLQLEIVTPDRLVLSEEVEYVGAPGYEGEFGILPNHIPFLTALQVGNLYYKDGGKTFYVFVAGGFAEVSDNKVTIMAEVAEMATEIDADRARKARERAEQRMAQQQENMESARMQAALARSLARISCRDRAQAAGTCSN, from the coding sequence ATGGCTACGCTGCAACTTGAAATCGTGACTCCCGATCGCCTCGTTCTGAGCGAAGAGGTGGAGTACGTCGGAGCTCCGGGATACGAGGGCGAATTTGGTATTCTGCCCAACCATATCCCGTTCCTGACGGCCTTACAGGTCGGGAACCTGTACTATAAGGACGGCGGTAAGACGTTCTACGTCTTCGTCGCCGGTGGATTCGCCGAGGTCTCCGATAACAAGGTGACCATCATGGCTGAAGTCGCCGAGATGGCTACCGAGATCGACGCTGATCGAGCCCGCAAGGCCCGTGAACGTGCCGAGCAACGGATGGCCCAGCAACAAGAAAACATGGAGAGTGCTCGCATGCAGGCCGCTTTGGCCCGCTCCCTGGCACGCATCTCCTGCCGTGACCGCGCCCAGGCGGCCGGCACCTGCAGCAACTAA